The region AAAAATGGTTCAACCGGGATAACTCGTCCTTGTTATAACGACGACCATCGAAGAATTCGACTTTGATGCGCTCACCGGTATTGATATTGTTCAGCACAAGAATGCGCGGACGAGCAGTGGATAACGAAGCCAGCGATTGACCCGGTAGCAGCGCTATCCCTAACGCCGCGCCGCCGAGCGCCAGCCATTTGCGTCGATGATTATCAATGTGTTCCATAAAGCTTGAATACCCTGGGCTAAAAAAAGCGAAGAGAAGAACAACAGGTGAAGCGGTACGTAAATGCACCGCTTTGCACCTTAACTGCCCTCGGCAGGCCCGTCAACCGGCTTTACGCCAACTCTGGCGCGGGGTCCCACCTCTTTCGCCGGGCAACGCCCGTCGACGCAACACGGGAATTGCCAGCATTACGGATACTTACTGTAATAATAATCCGACCTTGGACAAAGCCAGCGCGCCGGTTTTCACCGTATCGTCATAATTGTAAATATCTGTGCGGAACTGCGGCTTGCCATCGTCAGCCACCCAGGCAGTAAGATAGTAGAAATTCACCGGCACCCTTTGGCGCACCGCTACATAGGTGGTGTTGCCCTGTTCAAGCGTTGACGAAATACGGGCATTGTTCCAGCCGGCGTCCTGCAACAGCAACGCCGCCAATTCCGACGCTTTGTTGACACGCACACATCCCGAACTCAGCGCCCGGATATCTTTCTGAAACAAATTGTGGTTAGGCGTGTCATGCAGGTAGATGGCGTCCGTATTCGGCATATTGAACTTGTACCGCCCCAGCGAATTGCTATCCCCCGGCGCCTGACGCAGGCGGTACGGGAAGTTGCTGGCCGAGACCATCGGCCAATCAATCATCGAAGGATCAATAGGCTGGGCGCTTTCGGTCCAGTCCGACAATACGGTGTAACCATGACGCTGCAGATAGCCCGGGTCCTGAATCACCTTAGGTATGATGTCCTGGCGGGTAAGCGTGGTGGGCACATTCCACGGCGGATTCATTACTACATTGCTCAGCGAGCTGTTCATCAGCGGCGTCTTGCGTTTAGGCTGGCCGACAATCACCCTGGACGACAAAATCTCCGCGCCATTCTGGTAGTAACTGAGCGAGTAGTTGGGAATATTGACCACGATGCCGCTGCTGACTTTGTCCGGTACCAGCCGCAGACGCTGGATATTCAACGCCAGCAACGTAGCGCGCATCTGCGAAGAAACATTGAGCCAGTCACGGGTGCGTTTACCGATCACGCCGTCATCCTGTAGCCCTTGCGAGTGCTGGAAGCGTTTCACCGCCTCCACAACCTCCCCGTCATAACGCAGCGGCGATGTATTACCTGACGACGCCTCATTAAACAGCGGCATCGCGGCACCATCCTGATTCAGCATGCCGGTTCGCAGCAGAATCTCTTTTAAGACCGGCAAAGCGTTGCTTTCATCGCCGGGGCGCAGAGAATCCGCCAGTATCAGTTTCGGCCAGGGACGGTTGTCCGTCAGCATGTTTTTCAACGCGTCGTGCATTTTTGCATACTGGGAATGGCGAGGCGCCAGCGACGCAATAAACGCCAGCCCGTTACCTGTTGCAACCGCCTGCTGCCACTGTTCAGTCATCGCCGCCGCTGGCATGGCCAGCTTATAGGGGACACTGCTGTACAACCAGCTGTTGCCATTTCTCTCCACCCCGGCAACGAACTGCATGTACCCCAGCATGGCATCCGACAGCACCACATCACGGGCAAAACCGTTTAATTTTGGGTCGGTCAACCAGGTGACCCAAGTGGTGAATTGCGGTTGAATACCGGAAAGCGCGACTTCCGCCAGCTGCTGTTGAAACGCCTTGACGACGTGGCTGTCGCTCCACATCGGCTGCATATGCTGGCGAGTATAAAGCGCGGTCAATTCGCTAAGATAATAAGGTGAAATACCGGCAGGCAAACCAGCGGTAACAGAGGTATGACTTTTTGACACCACCGATGACACTGCACTGCCCGGTGCAGTCGGCGAAGCCGCCTGAGCGGAAAACGAAGTCAACAGACTACCCAGCCAAATCGATCCGGCTACCCCCAGAAGCAGTCTTCGCGTATTTCGTTCGACTAACAACATCCATTTATCCCCTGTACATAAAATGACACTGCTTTATCACACTGCGTTTTTCGCAACCGGCCTGTTTCTGTTAGCCAATTATTTTTCGCAACCGATATATCCGTTGCAACAAACCGCCGTGGCGCATCGGAATAGTTCGCCCTGACGGACAAACCCGCGTCACGAATAATAGCGGGGTATTCCCTAGTTTATACTGATTTTACGGCGCGACATGGGAAATAATAAGCCAGTTATTCCCCTAATTCTGACCATCATACAGTCAGTTATCTTATCTTTCCCCACCGGCTTCGCCTACCGGGCCGCACATTTTAACTGGATCAGGAAATTTAACTGGAACAGGAAATCTCCAGATGTTTACCCCACGTCGGAGGCAAGGCGGCCAGATCAGCCATGTTCGGCTGCTCCGCATACGGTTGACGTAACGCCTGATGCAAACGCCTGAGTAAGCCGATATCCTCCCGCTCCGCCTGTTCGATCGCCTGCTGAGCCAGATAATTACGTAACACATAACGCGGATTGGCCTGCTTCATCCGACTCTGGCGATCGGCGTCGTCCACACTTTCCAACGCCAGCCGTTGACGGTACGCACTGAACCAATCGTCAAATGCCGGACGATCGATCAACACATCCTGTAATGGTGAGTGGCTGCTGTGCCGTTCTGTTTCCGACAAGAGTCGAAAAATATGGGTATAGTCCGCCTGCTCGCGCTGCATCAGCTTCAACAATTCCACCAGCAACGCATTATCCTGCGCCTGCGGCGTATCAAAGCCGAGCTTGGCCCGCATCAGCTCGCCAAACCGCTGCATCAGCGCGGGTTCATAGCAGTCCAGCGCCCGTTGCAGGATATCGCTGGACATCAACCCCGATAGCGACTGCGCCAGGCGGTGCAGATTCCACAATGCCACCGTCGGCTGATTATCAAATGCGTAGCGCCCCTGATGATCCGAGTGATTACAGATGTAGCCGGGCTGATAATCATCCATAAAACCGTACGGGCCGTAGTCGATGGTAAGCCCCAGTATGGACATATTGTCGGTATTCATCACACCGTGGGCAAACCCAACGGCCTGCCAGTGAGCAATCAATCGCGCAGTGCGTTCCACAACATCACTGAACCACAGGTAATAGCGATCGGTTTCCTGCTGCCACTGCGGCCAGTGGCATGCGATGACATACTCCGCCAGTTGACGCACCTTTTCCGGTTCGCGGCGGTAGTAGAAATGTTCGAAGTGACCGAAACGGACATGGCTATCCGCCACCCGCAGTAGCATCGCCCCCCGCTCCTCCTGTTCGCGCTGTACCGGATGGTCGCTGCTGACGATAGTCAATGCACGCGTGGTGGGAATGCCGAGATGGTGTAACGCTTCCGACGCCAGAAACTCGCGCACGACGGAACGCAATACTGCCCGGCCGTCCCCCATGCGTGAATAGGGGGTCAAGCCCGCGCCTTTGAGATGCCAGTCTTGTGTACGGCCATCCGCCAGTTGCTGTTGTCCGAGCAGGATACCGCGCCCGTCGCCCAACTGTCCGGCCCAGGCGCCGAACTGATGACCGCTGTATACCTGAGCCAGCGGCGCCATGCCCGGCAGCAGTCGTTCTCCGGTCCAGATGCGGCTGTTGTCACCGTCAAACCAGTCGTCCGATAACCCCAGTTCCTGAGCAAGCGTGGCGTTATGATACAGCAAACGCGCCCCCTGCAATGGCGTGGGTGTCAGCTCGGTGTAAAACCCCGGTAGTTGCTGGTGATAATGGTTATTGAACAGAAGGTGATGCGGCATAATTCCCCCTTTTCTCGTCAGTGTAGAACTGCGGCAGGAGAATTAACACGGAGTAAACGCAGGGATATTAGCCGTATGGAAACGTTAATGGTGTATACCCGTCATACTTCAAATTGCAGGTGCGTTGGCTTTATTACTCGGCCCATCCATGAGCCTCGCCCCTTCGGGGCCGCAGCGAGCTGCGTTCAAATCTGCTCCTGGCAGATTTGTCGCTCACCCCAGTCACTTACTTGAGTAAGCTCCTGGGGATTCACTCGGTTGCCACCTTCCTGCAACTCGAATTATTTAGGGTATAAATAAAGCTAGCTGGCGAATGGTGAACAAACAGCGGGCGCCGGCCGCAGCCGAACGCCCCATTTACTCAACCGTAACAGGCTACCGGCATCAGCGCATTATCCAGCGCTTCCGGCGACAAGGACGGCCATAATTGCCCCTGGACAGCGTTGACGTCAAGCTCACAGACTTTTTCAAAACTGGCTATATTATCAATCCCTTTTGCCACCACTTGCAGCGAGGGGCAATGTTTTTTCATAACTTGTAGCATCGGGTTAATAATAGAAACAGATACGGGCCGGGTTAATAATTTATTGATAAATGCGGCGTCCATTTTCACACTGGAAACCATGCCATCATAAAATGGTTTCAGATTCATTCTCCCGGAACCGAAGTTATCCAGCCACAAATGAAAAGACTGACTTAATTTAGTCAATTGGGAATTATCACGCCCACGGGATATATCAGGGAAATTCTCATTAATTTCAAGTTGCAAAAAAGGCAGCGCGCGAAATTCACGCCCCAGTAACTCATCGTTAATCAGAAATTCTGTCAATGTATGATCGATCTTCAGCAGAACAGTCACCCGGTTATTGATAAACCAGGCTGATTTATCCTTAAGGATTGCCAGTTGCTCTCTCAGCAACGTCTGTTTCTGCCGGTGGTTCAGCATGCCCAGTAAGATTTCCTGTGGCATGGACAGACGCCCTGCCGCGCTCTGGAAACGTCCGATCATCTCTAGTGCCAGCAACCGTGAGTCCAGATGATAAATCGGAGAGAAAAGATACTGACTGACATAGTCAACTTCAAGCTGGATACGCATAGTGTTATAGCCAGATTAAAAGATTGAACCCGCCGTAACGGGCAGCCAGACACAGCATGCCTGACCTGATCCTATTCGCTGCTACCACTCCAGAAACATTAAAGATTATTAACAATGATATTCAAACGGAGCACGTAATATTATGTCGATTCAACGATGCGCACCTAAATACCCGTAAGAATATATGACAAATAATCCCAATCCTTTTCACGCGAACACCCATTTAGTTACTGCCTAAACCGACACTAATTTATAATTCGACGGTATCGAAAAACAATCCGTTTTTCATTTTTCAGACAAAGCCCTAATACCCATTTCAAATTATTAACGAATGCTTTCCGATAACCAGACAATCAATGCGTTTATCTCGTTATGTTGTTGAGGAAAATCCTCCACCAGTCGCTCGCCAATCATCATCAGCGCATCCGGACGGTATGGCGCCCCTTCCAGTCGTTCAGCCAGCGCTTCCAGCGGTGTAGGATTGAGGCTATCGGTAAAGAGCTGACAGCGGCTGATGACGCCACGCTCCACGTCAAAATGCAGCTCTACGCCGCCCCAGTCAAAGCGGGTATCCAGCATATGGGTAAATTCCGGCGCCTGACCAAAATTCCACGCCCAGCTGCTCTGACGCGCGAATAATTCAGCAAACCCCGGCAGATCCGGTAAAGCCTCAGGCGAGATAATCTCCGGCTGGCACTGAGTTTGATAATGTTCGAAAAATGCCTGCGTAATCGCATCGCAAACCGTCTCATGGCCGATCGCCGGCAGCAACTCCACCAGATTAGCGACCCGCGAGCGTACCGATGCGATGCCTTTGGCTTGCAGTTTCTTAACATCCGGATTGAGGTAATCCGCCAGACGGGAAAGGTTGGCCGCCAGCAACAGCGTTCCGTGATGAAAACCGCGATCGGCACTTTCCCGATAGGCGGAGCCGGAAATCTTCCTGACGCCATCCGCGGTCTCAATTACCAGATCGTTGCGTCCCGATGCCTGCGCCGTCACCCCGCACGTTGCCAGCGCCCGCAGGATAATGCCGGTGGAAACGCTCTTGTCATAGCCGGGTTTGCCCGCCATGAAGGTAAAACAGGTATTACCGAGATCATGGAATACCGCCCCGCCGCCGCTACTGCGCCGCGCCAGTTTGATGCCATCCTGCTCCATGCGCCGGGTATTACACTCTTTCCACGGGTTCTGCGCGCGACCGATCACCACGGTTTCCGCATTGCGCCACAAAAACAACACCCGCTGCGTGGTCGGCATCTGACGGAAAATGCACTCCTCCACCGCCAGATTGAACCAGGGGTCGACGGAATCCGAAATCAGCAAACGCAGTGCAGGCATGGCGAAACTCCGAATAGCAGCAGACCGCCGCCGGGCGGTCGGAAAATCAGATACGGCGGGCCTGCCAATAAGCCCGTTTCCAGTAAACGTTATTCAGCGACGACCGCATAACGCCGCGGCTGGTGGAGGCATGAATAAACTGGTCATTATTGTCGTAGATACCGACATGCAGCCCATTCTCGCCGCTGCCGGTGCGGAAAAAGACCAGGTCGCCCGGCAGTAATGCGCCACGGTCGACGCGAGTGCCGACTTCAGTCTGTTCCTCGGTCGAGCGCGGCAGCGTCAGGCCAAACCGGTCACGAAACGTCAGATAAACGAAACCGGAACAATCAATGCCATTCTGATCCAACCCGCCATAGCGATAGGGCGTGCCACGCCACTTTGCCAGTTGGGCGTGCAACTGCGCCCGCACCTCGCTGGTATCGCCCAGACGGGTGCTCTGCGGAACGTGGCTGCTGCACCCGGCCAGAAACAGCGCCACCAGTATTAGCCAAAATCTCCAGAACTTCATACATCATGCTCGCTGTTGACGGGGAACACCCCACAAAAACCGAATTACGTCATAGTATTATTCGTGCTCGGGTATTAATCGGCCGAAAACAGAGAATTTTTCTATTGTGACAGCGCGTTACGAAGCGCATCGTGCCCCCGGAGCCGCACATGACCCCGCAGGAAACCATACCGGCAGGCCCGCCAGCGCCGTTATTCCTGTTGCGCCAGCATCCAGTGGCGACCATCCAGCGCATAACGCGTAAACGCCACCCCAAATACCGGCGACAGCGCTTCCGGCTGCATGACATCGGCCGCCGTCCCTTGCGCCATCAGCTCACCACGCGACATCAGCCATACCCGGTCGGCATGATGCAGGGTATGGTTCAGGTCATGACCCGACGCGATAACCGCAACCCCGGCCCGACACAACTCCGCCAGCAGTGCATCCAGCGCCACACGCTGGGCGATATCCAGACTGGCGGCCGGTTCATCCAACAACAATAATCTGGCCGAAGGATTCAGCGTCGGCCAGACTTGCAGCAGCACCGCCGCTAACCTGACCCGCTGCCATTCGCCGCCGGAAAGCCGGGTCAGCGGACGACGCAGTTTATCCGTCAGCGACAATCGCTCAGCTAACTGTTGCACCACCGCATCCGCGCTTTCAGCATCGCAGTGCGATGGCTGGTGCAACTGCAGGTACTGGAACACCGGCATCAACGCCAGTGCGCTATGGTGTTGCGGCAGGTAAGCACGCACCCTCGCCAGGTCGCGTGCCGACCAGACGGCGATCGCCTGCCCCAACAGCCGTACCTCGCCGTCCCCCGGCTGTAATCCAGCCATTAACGCCAGCAGCGTGCTCTTACCCGCGCCATTGGGGCCAATAATGTGCACCAGTTCGCCGGGGCGGCAGCGTACCGTCACCGACGACAAACGCCCGATGACGCTAACGTTGTGCAGGTACAGCAACGGTTGGGCAGACACCGTTACTGCGCCAGCGCCTGCTCAATCGCTTTGATAATCGCGCCGTCATCCGGCGTCATGTCCGGTGAGAAACGCGCGATCACCTCGCCACGGCGGTTAACCAGAAATTTTTCGAAATTCCACAGAATATCGCCTGGATGGGCCGGCGCCTGCCCTTTGCTGACGCGGCGCTCGTAGAATTCGCTACCCTGTGGGCGCTGCGCCTCCGGCTGGGCCTGAATCAACGTCTGATACAACGGATGACGTCCGCCCCCGTTGACGTCAATTTTGCCAAACATCGGGAACTGTACCCCGAAGGTCCCACGACAAAACGCGTTGATCTCTTCGTTGCTGCCCGGTTCCTGCCCGGCAAATTCGTTGGAGGGAAAGCCCAGTACCGCAAACCCGCGGTCACGATAGGTTTCATACAGATTCTCCAGCGCTTCATATTGCTTGGTCAGTCCGCACTGCGAGGCGACATTGACCACCAGCAGCACGTTATTGCGCCAGTTTTCCAGTGATGCCTGACGGCCATCGATAGTTTGCAAGGGAATTGCGTATAGCGTATTGCTCATTGTCTGTTCCTTTTTCATCAAACCGGCTCGTCCGCCGGCCTGTTCATCATTGTGGGAATTACACCTGATGGCGCAGTAGCAGCCAGATAAACCAGGGTGCACCCAGCGTGGCGGTGACTACGCCAACCGGCAGTTCTGCGGTCGCCAGCACTGTGCGCGCCAGCGTATCCGACAGCATCAGCACCGCAGCGCCGGCCAGCCCACACCCGGTTAATAGATAGCGCTGATCGGTCAGCCCGCACAAGCGCAAAATATGCGGGATGACCAACCCGACAAAACCGATCACGCCAGCCAACGCCACGCTGATACCCACCAGCGTGCCCATCGCCAACACCAGCACATTGCGCCAGTAAAATACTGCGACCCCCAACTGCCGGGCGGCCAGCTCGCCCAACGCCAGTTGATTGAGTACCCCGCCACAGCGCGCCAGCCAGACCAGCAGCGGCAGCATCAGTAACATCAATCCGCCGTAACGCCAGTCGACCCCGCTGAATCCCCCCATCATCCAGTACATCAGCTGGCGCAAATCGAGGCTGGTGCTGAAGTAGACCGCCCAGGTCATCAGCGCGTTACAGATAATGCTCAGCGCCACCCCGATCAGCAGCAGACGTGCGTTGGACACCCCGGCGCGGGAAAAACGCAGCAACATCAATGTCACCAGCAGCGCGCCCGCGATGGCGCACAGGCTGAGGCTCCAGACCGGCAGCATCCCCTGTCCGAGCAGCACCGCCAGCACCAACGCTACGCCCGCGCCGCTGGATACGCCGAGCAACCCCGGCTCGGCCAGCGGATTATCGAACACCGCCTGCATGACCGCGCCGCCCATCGCCAACCCTGCTCCGACCAGCATTACCGCCAGCGTGCGCGGTAATCTGAGCTGCCAGATGAACAGCGATGAGTCCGAATCCAGCCAGTGCGTCGGCCCAATCCAGCGCTCGCCGGCGCACAGGCTTATCGCCACGCCGACCGCCAGCAACAGCCATAGCCCCAGCAGCCGCTGGCGATCTCGCCTGCGTTGTTGCTGTTTCAGTTGGGTATAACGCGCCGGGGTTGACTGCATAGGGTCGCCTGCAATGAAAAATCGGACAATGCCACTCATGATGCGCATATCCGCTGTGATATCAAGCTGATGCCGGAAATTTTCGCCAGGGAATGGAAAGCGACTCGCAAAATGTGACGCAAGGGATACAAGTGTGACGCAAGGGATAAAGTGTGACGCAAGGGATTCCTAACCCATTTCCCCCGCTGCATTGTATGAAAGGTGATTATCTTATCCAGATTGATTGTTTTTTAATCGCCACAATCTCGGCTACCTTTATAGCTATAGGTCATTATCAACACGCCTATTAGATCATCATCAACCAGCCATCCTGCGGGGTAAATTATGCTGATGTCCCTTCTGCGCACGCTGTATCGCGCCCGGCAAAAAAACGAAAGCCGGCAGAGCGAGCCATCCAACACCTGCGTCGAATGCGAATACAGCTTCTACAACCACGAAGCCAACCTGCCATTCGACCAGATTGAAGAGTGCTTGCGCGCCCGCCGCGATGCGCTAATGCGGGAACATCCCCCGCTGACCGAACCCATGCCCAGTGCCATACGCCCGCGCTGGGCGGGCAAGTCATCAAGCTCAGGCTGACGCCAACGGGTGGTGCGCCAGCCAGGTGCGAACGAATTCCACCACCACCTTGCTGGCCGGGCCATAAATATGTTCGTCGAACTGGTTCTGCACCTGGCTGGGTTCCAGGTTCAGTTCCACGGTATGCGCGCCGTTCACCCGCGCTTCATGCACAAAGCCGGCGGCCGGATAGACATTGCCCGAGGTACCGATGGCAACAAACAGGTCGGCTTCCGACAGCGCATGATAAATGTGTTCCATCTCCAGCGGCATTTCGCCAAACCACACTACGTGCGGACGCAACGGCGCCGGAAACTGGCAGCAGTGGCAACGTTCGTCCACTGATACGTCGCCCGTCCACTCAAAAATCTGCCCGCTCTGACTGCAACGGACTTTCAACAGCTCGCCATGCATGTGGATGATGCGCTTGCTGCCGGCGCGTTCATGCAGATTGTCGATGTTCTGGGTGACCAGTAGAAAATGATCGCCGAGCGCCGCTTCCAGTTCCGCCAGCGCCAGATGCGCGGCGTTAGGCGTAATCTCCGGCTGCTGGAGCTGACGGCGACGCTGGTTGTAAAAATTCTGAACCGTTTGCGGATCGCGATGAAACCCTTCCGGGGTGGCGACATCCTCCACCCGATGCTCTTCCCACAGTCCATCCGAGGCACGAAACGTGCGAATACCGGATTCGGCAGAAATCCCTGCTCCGGTAAGGACAACAACACGTGGTTTATTCACGTTTTTGACCACCAGATAATCAAGATGAAAAATGCGGGCACACAAACGCTGATGACGGAGACGCTTTCGCTGTCGAAAACGGTGTAATCGCTGACGCGAGTGCATGTCTGCTCCTTAGATTGTCTTTAGAACGTATCGACGGATACGCTCTGCGTCCGCCCTGACAGCGGGATTGTCAGTGGCGCCGGTCATAGAGATTGGCGCGGCGCCGTCTGACCCATCAAGTGTAGCAATGCCGCGCCGCGCACGCCGCCCGCATCGCCATAACGTGCTTTTTCAATACGCGGCACACGGGCCACCGGCAACAGGCTGTCCGGCAATCGGTGCGGCAGTTGACGATAAATCTCGTCAAAATTCGACAAGCCGCCGCCCAGCACCACCAGATGCGGGTCGATCAGCGTCAGCAGATTACCGAGGCACACCGCCAACAACGCCAGATAGCGATCCACATGCGCCTGGGCCTGAGGATCACCGGCGTAGAACGCCGCAATAATTTCCGGCGCCGACAGCCTGCGCTGGCTGAAATGCGCATATAACCATTCGAACCCACGTCCGGAGAGGTAGTTTTCCACACAGCCGACGCGGCCGCAGCCGCATTTTACGCGCGGAATCGTCTCGCCAAGAATATCCAGCGCGTCAACCGGCAAACGAAAATGGCCGAATTCGCCGGCAATGCCATTCTTCCCATCCACCACCTGCCCGTTGACCACCAGACCGCCGCCCATACCGGTGCCGAGAATAATCCCCAGCACCACCGGATAAGGGCGAAACGCGTCGTCCCAGGCTTCCGAGAGCGCAAAACAGTTGGCGTCGTTGCTGAGTCGCACTTCGCGTTGCAGCAACCGGCTGAGATCGGCACGCAACGGCCGCCCCATGGCGGCAGGTAGATTCGCGGCGAATAACGTACCGTCGTCGGTATTCTCCATACCGGGCACCCCCACGCCGACCAACCCGCGCCCGCCAGTCAGCGCGTCGGCTTCTTCGGTCAGGGTGAGCAGGGCGCGCAGCAGACGATCATAGTCGTCTCGGGGAGTGGGAATCCGCTTTTGCCAGATACACTGCAGATCGGCGTCAAACACCGCCAGCTCGATCTTGGTGCCTCCGATGTCAAAACCGTAATACATGGGCGCTCCCCCAGCTTCAGACAGAATGATGCCGCCACTGCGCCCATGCAATGGCGGTGCGGGTTTACTGGCCGCTCAATATCCGAGCCGGGTCGATACGGCTGGCGCGTCGAGCCGGATACCAACTGGCAATCAGGCTTAGCACCAGCGAGGTGACCAGCACGATAATCACATCCAGCATATGCAGTTCCGACGGCAGAAAATCGATGAAATAAATATCGCCGGACAGAAAACGGTGGCCGGTCAGCGTTTCAAGGCCGCGAATGAGCGGCGTCAGTTGTAGCGTGACCACAATACCCGCCACGGTACCCACCACGCTGCCGAGCAGCCCAGCCAGCAAACCGTACCAGACAAAAATGGCGCGAATCAGGCCGTCACCCGCACCCAGCGTCCTTAACACGGCGATATCGCTGCTCTTGTCCTTCACCGCCATCACCAGCGTGGAAACGATGTTAAAGCAGGCCACTCCGATGACCAGCACCATAGCGAGGTACATGATGGTACGGATCATCTGGATATCGCGGTACATATAGCCGTAAGTGCCGACCCAGCTGCGAATATAAACGTAGACATTGGTCGCCTCGCCCGCGTCATGCACCAGCTTCTGGGCGGCAAACACATCCTGCGCCTTGATGGCGATACCGGTGATGCCGTCGCCCAGTT is a window of Dickeya solani IPO 2222 DNA encoding:
- the nagK gene encoding N-acetylglucosamine kinase, which codes for MYYGFDIGGTKIELAVFDADLQCIWQKRIPTPRDDYDRLLRALLTLTEEADALTGGRGLVGVGVPGMENTDDGTLFAANLPAAMGRPLRADLSRLLQREVRLSNDANCFALSEAWDDAFRPYPVVLGIILGTGMGGGLVVNGQVVDGKNGIAGEFGHFRLPVDALDILGETIPRVKCGCGRVGCVENYLSGRGFEWLYAHFSQRRLSAPEIIAAFYAGDPQAQAHVDRYLALLAVCLGNLLTLIDPHLVVLGGGLSNFDEIYRQLPHRLPDSLLPVARVPRIEKARYGDAGGVRGAALLHLMGQTAPRQSL